The following proteins come from a genomic window of Pirellula staleyi DSM 6068:
- the tsaD gene encoding tRNA (adenosine(37)-N6)-threonylcarbamoyltransferase complex transferase subunit TsaD: protein MNLPSSSSLKYLLTIETTCDETAAAVITDGLEVRSSVVSSQAKLHEKFAGVVPEIAARAHLESILPVLDETVKSAGISLAQIDAIAVATTPGLAGSLLVGLIAAKTLAVVLRKPLLAVNHLHAHIYACQMSAGRNVFPCVGLIVSGGHTSLYRCAGPSEFEFLGGTIDDAAGEAFDKVAAMLGLSYPGGPSISAAALTGNPKAYTFPRGLAGKQRPFDFSFSGLKTAVRYAICGPGKPLESAAPLTPQQVADLAASFQAAVVDSIADKTMRALRETRLRQLCVGGGVAANAALRERLKRETSKIGVALEIAPLEMCTDNAIMGAIAWERYHAGKFETLELDITPGLVRG, encoded by the coding sequence ATGAATCTGCCATCTAGTTCGTCTCTCAAGTATCTCCTGACGATCGAAACGACGTGCGACGAAACCGCAGCGGCGGTGATCACCGATGGGCTCGAGGTGAGAAGTTCAGTGGTCTCATCGCAGGCCAAATTGCACGAGAAGTTTGCCGGAGTGGTTCCGGAAATTGCAGCTCGCGCTCATCTCGAGAGCATCTTGCCGGTGCTCGATGAAACGGTGAAGTCGGCCGGCATTTCGCTCGCGCAGATTGATGCCATTGCTGTCGCGACTACACCGGGACTTGCAGGATCGCTTTTGGTCGGGCTGATCGCGGCCAAGACCTTGGCAGTCGTGCTCCGCAAGCCACTCCTGGCGGTGAATCATCTGCATGCTCATATCTACGCTTGCCAAATGTCGGCCGGACGCAACGTGTTTCCATGCGTCGGGCTAATTGTGAGCGGTGGACATACGAGCCTCTATCGATGTGCGGGGCCGAGTGAGTTCGAATTTCTCGGCGGCACGATCGATGATGCTGCGGGCGAAGCGTTCGACAAAGTAGCGGCGATGCTCGGGCTTTCGTATCCCGGTGGGCCGAGTATTTCGGCGGCTGCTCTTACCGGGAATCCCAAGGCCTACACCTTTCCGCGAGGACTCGCGGGGAAACAGCGTCCCTTTGATTTCAGCTTCAGCGGACTGAAGACAGCTGTTCGTTATGCCATTTGCGGACCTGGAAAGCCCCTGGAATCGGCAGCTCCGCTTACGCCACAGCAGGTGGCTGATTTAGCCGCGAGCTTCCAAGCAGCGGTGGTGGATAGCATCGCCGACAAAACAATGCGAGCGCTCCGTGAAACGAGACTCCGGCAACTCTGCGTGGGTGGTGGCGTGGCGGCTAACGCGGCACTTCGCGAGCGGCTGAAGCGAGAGACTTCGAAGATCGGAGTGGCGCTCGAGATTGCACCGCTGGAGATGTGCACCGACAACGCCATCATGGGAGCGATTGCTTGGGAGCGTTATCACGCAGGTAAGTTCGAAACCCTCGAGCTCGATATCACGCCAGGGCTCGTGCGAGGTTAG
- a CDS encoding FAD-linked oxidase C-terminal domain-containing protein, with protein sequence MVIAKKQLLVDQLRNIVGSERVLAQGCDLLVYECDGFVIEKNSPDVVVFPRNATDISAIVKICNTMDIPFLPRGAGTSLAGGCLPVGGGVMIVLTRMKEILEINFRDRFAIVEPGVVNAWLTAKLKGSGFHYAPDPSSQGACTIGGNVATNSGGPHTLKYGVTVNHVLGLECVLADGSIVTVGGPTEEPAGLDLVGALVGSEGTLAIVTKVWVRITPDPQGYRTMLGIFESVDDATSAISEIIGAGIVPAALEMMDQGILAALEDAFHFGFPLDAEAILLIEVDGIEAGLDEQQERIVSICKASGAREVRLASDTAQRQKLWKARKQAFGAIGRLSPSYCTQDGVVPRTKLPQMLRKIREIGARYDLKIVNVFHAGDGNLHPILLFDERNAEQVKRVLLASDEILEECLRLGGSVTGEHGIGVEKIGFMDKMFTPDDLAAMTQLRVALNPRGNLSPQKLLPTAGGCGMEQKHPGRHAAM encoded by the coding sequence ATGGTCATCGCCAAAAAACAACTGCTTGTCGATCAGCTGCGAAACATCGTCGGCAGCGAGCGCGTGCTGGCTCAGGGCTGCGATCTGCTGGTGTACGAGTGCGACGGATTTGTGATCGAGAAGAACAGTCCCGATGTGGTTGTTTTTCCTCGGAATGCGACGGACATTTCGGCCATCGTAAAAATCTGCAACACGATGGACATCCCCTTCTTGCCTCGTGGTGCTGGGACTTCGCTTGCCGGCGGATGCCTGCCGGTTGGCGGCGGGGTGATGATCGTCCTCACGCGGATGAAAGAGATTCTCGAGATCAACTTTCGCGATCGCTTTGCAATCGTCGAACCTGGTGTCGTGAATGCCTGGCTCACAGCCAAACTCAAAGGTTCTGGCTTTCACTACGCGCCCGACCCATCGAGTCAGGGAGCGTGCACCATCGGTGGCAATGTGGCCACGAATAGCGGCGGCCCTCACACGCTGAAATATGGGGTGACAGTGAACCATGTGCTGGGGCTTGAGTGCGTTCTGGCCGACGGAAGTATCGTGACGGTGGGTGGCCCGACCGAAGAACCAGCAGGGCTCGATCTCGTCGGTGCTCTGGTGGGGAGCGAAGGGACACTCGCGATCGTTACCAAGGTGTGGGTTCGCATTACCCCCGATCCACAAGGGTATCGCACGATGCTCGGCATTTTCGAATCAGTCGACGATGCGACGAGTGCGATTAGTGAAATCATCGGCGCAGGGATCGTTCCCGCGGCGCTCGAGATGATGGATCAGGGAATCCTCGCTGCCCTCGAAGATGCGTTTCACTTTGGATTTCCACTCGATGCGGAAGCGATTCTGCTGATCGAAGTCGACGGTATTGAAGCGGGGCTCGATGAGCAGCAAGAGCGGATTGTGTCGATTTGCAAAGCCTCCGGCGCGCGGGAAGTCCGTCTGGCAAGTGATACAGCCCAGCGACAAAAACTATGGAAAGCACGCAAGCAAGCGTTTGGCGCTATTGGCCGATTGAGCCCGAGCTATTGCACGCAAGATGGTGTGGTGCCACGCACAAAATTGCCACAAATGCTTCGTAAAATTCGCGAGATCGGTGCCCGCTACGATCTGAAAATCGTCAACGTATTTCACGCGGGCGATGGCAACTTGCATCCCATTTTGCTATTCGACGAACGTAACGCCGAGCAAGTGAAACGTGTGCTCCTGGCGAGCGATGAAATCCTCGAAGAGTGCCTTCGCCTCGGGGGGAGTGTGACGGGCGAACATGGTATCGGCGTGGAGAAAATCGGCTTCATGGACAAGATGTTCACCCCCGATGATCTCGCTGCGATGACGCAGCTGCGTGTCGCCCTTAATCCACGAGGGAACCTAAGTCCCCAAAAGCTGCTGCCGACCGCCGGAGGTTGTGGGATGGAGCAAAAGCATCCCGGACGACATGCCGCGATGTGA
- a CDS encoding DUF1207 domain-containing protein → MTPASVQGQYAAGDPEVLGGELAGPGEYLDLDWYLAQGGELGPSEPWSLQLLPEGIIYKPYLASTKESRLAATIVSTTKQGTNWDATLGGRIGLARLGTENEVLPEGWQLDVEGSAQVRLNLSENVDVQSVDFRAGLPLTYGVGPHRMKFAYYHLSAHIGDEYLFANPGTPRQNFARDALVLGYARYFSPEFRAYGEMGWAFYSIESEPWEFQFGVDYSPSMATGFQGSPFFGVNGHLRQELDYSGTLSVQAGWAWRGDETGHLLRAGLQYYNGASSQFAFYRRFEEQIGFGLWYDY, encoded by the coding sequence TTGACTCCAGCCTCAGTACAGGGGCAGTATGCCGCCGGAGATCCCGAAGTCCTTGGTGGAGAACTCGCCGGACCGGGCGAATATCTCGATCTCGACTGGTATCTCGCTCAAGGGGGCGAACTGGGGCCCTCCGAACCATGGTCGCTGCAGTTGCTGCCCGAGGGAATCATCTACAAACCGTATCTCGCGAGCACGAAAGAGTCGCGACTTGCGGCAACGATTGTCAGCACGACCAAGCAAGGGACCAATTGGGATGCAACTCTCGGTGGTCGAATCGGGCTCGCGAGGCTCGGAACCGAAAACGAAGTTCTGCCGGAAGGTTGGCAGCTGGATGTGGAAGGTTCTGCACAAGTTCGCTTAAATCTCTCCGAAAATGTAGATGTGCAGAGCGTCGATTTTCGGGCAGGTTTGCCACTGACCTACGGGGTCGGACCGCACCGGATGAAGTTTGCTTACTACCACCTGAGCGCTCACATCGGCGATGAGTATCTGTTTGCTAACCCCGGCACGCCGCGACAGAATTTTGCACGTGATGCCCTCGTACTTGGCTACGCACGTTATTTTTCGCCAGAGTTTCGCGCTTATGGCGAAATGGGCTGGGCGTTTTACTCCATCGAGAGCGAACCGTGGGAGTTCCAGTTCGGCGTCGATTATTCCCCATCGATGGCAACCGGATTTCAGGGGAGTCCCTTCTTTGGCGTGAATGGGCACCTGCGACAAGAACTCGACTACAGCGGCACGCTTTCCGTGCAAGCAGGCTGGGCTTGGCGTGGGGATGAGACTGGGCATCTGCTGCGAGCCGGACTTCAGTATTACAACGGTGCCAGTAGCCAGTTTGCGTTCTATCGCCGCTTTGAAGAGCAAATTGGCTTTGGCCTCTGGTATGACTATTAA
- a CDS encoding protein kinase family protein, translated as MIMQLDALRNRATRPLAELQVAGAHQRQAVVGPWRLTCCLGRGRWSSVYAASPADYDREWPAQFALKILDRSRCTSSRATSSLQREAAVMQAARHPRIAALLDAQLSHDTPYVVTPRIAGVTLSKLLSADVPSDVDFALPLHRSLWVVRQTAEAIRHLHEVRWLHGDVNPSNVMVSPRGEVTLIDYSCARRLDGEESIHDGWTQSHAEYHAPELRRPGIRIKAAADVYSLGVMMAHLVSRQPSATVDRNHQLPTEWLRLLTAMLAEDPRHRPTSEEVVDELLALEISLL; from the coding sequence AATCGCGCCACGCGTCCTCTCGCTGAATTGCAAGTGGCAGGTGCACATCAGCGACAAGCAGTCGTCGGTCCCTGGCGGCTGACTTGCTGTTTGGGACGTGGTCGCTGGTCGAGTGTTTATGCTGCTTCCCCAGCCGACTACGACCGCGAGTGGCCCGCGCAATTTGCACTCAAGATTCTCGATCGCTCGCGCTGCACCAGCAGCCGCGCCACAAGTTCGCTGCAACGCGAGGCGGCTGTGATGCAGGCCGCCCGTCATCCTCGTATTGCCGCACTGCTCGATGCCCAACTGTCACACGACACGCCCTACGTAGTCACGCCACGCATTGCTGGTGTCACGCTCTCCAAGCTTTTGTCGGCCGATGTCCCCTCCGATGTCGACTTCGCTCTGCCGCTCCATCGCTCTTTGTGGGTGGTTCGTCAAACCGCTGAAGCGATTCGTCATCTGCACGAAGTCCGCTGGCTGCATGGCGACGTCAACCCCTCGAATGTGATGGTCTCTCCACGAGGCGAGGTCACGCTGATCGATTATTCATGCGCCCGCCGACTCGATGGCGAAGAATCGATTCACGACGGCTGGACGCAAAGTCATGCCGAGTACCATGCCCCCGAACTGCGGCGCCCCGGTATCCGTATCAAAGCGGCGGCCGATGTCTATTCGCTCGGTGTGATGATGGCCCATTTAGTGAGTCGCCAGCCGAGCGCGACGGTGGATCGAAATCATCAACTTCCTACGGAGTGGCTGCGACTTCTCACGGCGATGCTTGCCGAAGATCCACGCCATCGTCCCACGTCGGAAGAAGTGGTCGACGAGCTTTTGGCTCTTGAGATTAGCCTGTTGTAA
- the lhgO gene encoding L-2-hydroxyglutarate oxidase, with translation MSSVHSSSVSRCDVVVVGGGIVGLATAWQLQNRHPDKRVIVLEKEASVAFHQTGRNSGVIHSGIYYKPGSLKATNCRIGKRLLETFCAEHGVAYEICGKVIVATSDEERPRLAKILERGTQNGVRCEMITAARLREIEPHVAGVAAIHVPETGIVDYRGVCEKLTTLIKQRGGDVILRAQVTDIRTSAGEVTVQSTAGDFRSQKLVGCAGLQSDRIARAAGEKPSAKIVPFRGEYFELTPAAEHLVKGLIYPVPDPSFPFLGVHFTRMIQGGVECGPNAVLAFAREGYRMLDINLADLAETLTYGGFLRLATKHWRMGAGEFWRSLSKRAFVRALSRLVPEIREQHLHVAPAGVRAQAVAPDGMIVDDFVIQRSGRMVHVLNAPSPAATAALQIGQQVVDELEKTD, from the coding sequence GTGTCATCCGTACATTCCTCGAGCGTCAGCCGCTGCGATGTAGTCGTCGTTGGTGGCGGCATTGTGGGACTAGCAACTGCCTGGCAGTTACAGAATCGTCATCCCGATAAGCGTGTGATCGTTCTGGAAAAAGAAGCGTCGGTGGCCTTTCATCAAACCGGCCGCAATTCAGGCGTGATCCACTCGGGGATCTACTACAAGCCGGGTTCACTGAAGGCAACGAACTGCCGCATCGGAAAGCGGCTGCTCGAAACCTTCTGTGCCGAGCATGGCGTGGCTTACGAAATTTGCGGCAAAGTGATTGTCGCCACCAGTGACGAAGAACGCCCTCGGCTGGCAAAAATTCTCGAGCGTGGAACGCAAAACGGTGTTCGCTGCGAAATGATCACCGCCGCTAGGCTCCGCGAGATCGAGCCGCACGTTGCGGGAGTCGCTGCGATTCATGTTCCCGAGACCGGAATTGTGGATTATCGCGGCGTTTGCGAGAAATTGACCACCCTGATTAAGCAGCGGGGTGGCGACGTAATTTTGCGTGCTCAAGTCACCGATATTCGCACCTCTGCTGGCGAAGTGACTGTCCAGTCGACAGCGGGTGATTTTCGTTCCCAGAAACTGGTCGGCTGTGCCGGGCTGCAGAGTGACCGTATCGCGCGAGCTGCTGGTGAGAAACCATCGGCCAAAATTGTCCCTTTTCGTGGCGAATACTTCGAGCTCACCCCAGCTGCCGAACATTTAGTGAAGGGGCTGATTTATCCGGTGCCCGATCCCTCGTTTCCGTTCCTGGGAGTGCACTTCACGCGGATGATTCAAGGGGGAGTGGAGTGTGGCCCCAACGCCGTGCTGGCCTTCGCGCGCGAAGGGTACAGGATGCTCGACATCAACCTCGCGGATCTTGCTGAAACACTCACGTACGGCGGGTTTCTTCGGCTTGCAACGAAGCACTGGCGCATGGGTGCCGGAGAATTCTGGCGTTCACTCAGCAAACGTGCGTTTGTTCGGGCTCTATCGCGACTCGTCCCAGAAATTCGCGAGCAGCACCTGCACGTTGCCCCGGCAGGAGTGCGAGCGCAGGCTGTCGCGCCCGATGGAATGATTGTCGATGACTTTGTGATTCAGCGATCGGGACGGATGGTGCATGTACTGAATGCCCCCTCCCCCGCCGCAACTGCAGCGCTGCAAATCGGACAGCAAGTGGTGGATGAACTGGAAAAAACAGACTAA
- a CDS encoding (Fe-S)-binding protein: protein MSPPTKTASTPSASKAASDSLALPMLATKKNPGSGIDYELFLDCVHCGLCTASCPTYLETGNENDSPRGRIYLMRAVTDGRLELAPEVRKHLELCLDCRGCETACPSGVQYGKLIEPFRIAMDSECSSEQSPPKSHDWFHRYILFGLFPYPERLRKTLLPARIAQLLGLDRLMIATGLWRLLPPQLGRLATMLPPLEKPLLEVPEFLPAKGRRRARVALFTGCVGDVLFRQTNWATARVLQENGCDVVVPKKQVCCGAIHLHAGSSDPAREFANTNLEAFDVSGVDAVITNVAGCGAMLKDYGHHWHDEKTDQRQQFASKVRDASEFLAELGLITPPGEIRVTATYHDACHLAHAQKVREQPRALLKKIPGLTLVDLPESDLCCGAAGTYNLTQPEMAEKLGARKLENIRSTRASLVVTGNAGCLLQIMRQAKMEGETLRIMHPMELLDLSYRGEKL, encoded by the coding sequence ATGTCGCCTCCCACGAAAACTGCATCGACTCCTTCCGCCAGCAAAGCGGCGAGCGACTCTCTTGCGCTCCCGATGCTCGCCACGAAGAAGAATCCCGGCTCGGGAATCGACTACGAGTTGTTCCTCGACTGCGTTCACTGCGGGCTTTGCACCGCATCGTGCCCGACCTATCTCGAGACTGGCAACGAAAACGATAGCCCACGCGGACGGATTTATTTGATGCGCGCGGTTACCGATGGTCGCCTTGAACTGGCACCTGAAGTGCGCAAGCATCTTGAACTTTGCCTCGACTGCCGTGGGTGCGAAACTGCTTGCCCCAGCGGTGTGCAATACGGCAAGCTCATCGAGCCGTTTCGCATCGCGATGGATAGCGAATGCTCGAGCGAACAGTCCCCTCCGAAATCGCACGACTGGTTTCACCGCTATATTTTGTTTGGGTTGTTTCCTTACCCCGAGCGGCTTCGCAAGACTCTCCTGCCAGCTCGTATCGCGCAGCTCCTGGGCCTCGATCGCCTGATGATCGCCACCGGACTTTGGAGACTCTTGCCGCCGCAGCTTGGTCGTTTGGCAACGATGCTTCCGCCGCTTGAAAAGCCGCTGCTGGAGGTTCCCGAGTTTCTTCCCGCCAAGGGACGCAGACGCGCACGCGTGGCACTCTTCACCGGCTGCGTGGGTGATGTGCTGTTTCGCCAAACCAACTGGGCCACAGCGCGGGTGCTGCAAGAGAATGGCTGCGATGTGGTTGTGCCCAAGAAACAAGTTTGCTGCGGAGCAATCCACCTGCATGCGGGAAGCAGTGACCCCGCACGCGAATTTGCGAATACCAATCTCGAAGCGTTCGACGTTTCGGGGGTGGATGCCGTGATTACGAATGTCGCCGGCTGTGGTGCCATGCTGAAAGACTACGGACATCACTGGCACGACGAAAAAACAGACCAACGACAACAGTTCGCAAGCAAAGTGCGCGATGCCAGTGAGTTCCTTGCTGAGCTTGGTCTGATCACCCCACCGGGCGAAATTCGAGTGACGGCGACCTATCACGACGCCTGCCATTTAGCCCACGCCCAGAAAGTGCGTGAACAGCCTCGGGCTTTGCTGAAAAAGATTCCCGGACTCACGCTCGTCGATCTTCCCGAGTCCGATCTCTGCTGTGGAGCCGCTGGAACCTATAACCTCACTCAGCCCGAAATGGCTGAAAAGCTAGGGGCGCGCAAACTCGAGAACATTCGTAGCACCCGTGCCTCGCTCGTCGTCACTGGGAATGCTGGCTGTCTGCTGCAAATCATGCGGCAAGCGAAAATGGAGGGGGAGACCCTGCGGATCATGCACCCCATGGAACTGCTCGATTTGAGCTATCGTGGCGAGAAGCTGTAG
- a CDS encoding FAD-binding oxidoreductase, producing the protein MTRTTTSPLPLDTITAPTLESDVQRVVRDALATRTPIYPLGGQTSLDFGLPAKHRGIGLDLTGMSKVIDYPARDMTITVEAGLRWQTLVTTLAQENQRLPVDVPSAAEATVGGVLATNFNGPRRLGCGLLRDHVIGIAAVDGHGKLFHGGGRVVKNVAGYDFCKLLTGSLGTLAVITSATFKLQPIPECSKWVVCSPKTLEVADDLLAKMVHSKSRPLAVELLRGPAWAQDPALAPLAKSRGCETALAALLEGTNREVEWMTTQLQSEWRSAGIGDSIVIDDTAALVSRMVEFPAATSSPLVLKASLRPSVVTAIIASAEQVDPQVSVVSHAQSGILVLRFSEFPSSGISRAVVGRLQAEVAASVGSLVVLSNPSQSEMTQRSVFAIPQPVLAISTAIKREFDPGDLLNRGRFIFRSES; encoded by the coding sequence GTGACTCGCACTACTACCTCTCCCCTACCGCTCGATACCATCACCGCTCCCACCTTGGAGAGTGACGTGCAGAGGGTAGTGCGCGATGCGCTGGCGACGCGCACGCCGATCTATCCCCTGGGTGGCCAAACCAGCCTCGATTTTGGTTTACCGGCCAAGCATCGAGGTATCGGTTTGGATCTAACGGGCATGTCGAAAGTGATCGACTATCCCGCGCGCGATATGACCATCACGGTGGAAGCGGGGCTGAGATGGCAAACGCTCGTCACGACACTTGCGCAGGAAAATCAGCGGCTTCCGGTCGACGTACCGAGTGCTGCCGAGGCGACCGTAGGAGGTGTGCTGGCGACGAACTTTAATGGCCCACGTCGACTCGGATGTGGACTGCTGCGCGATCATGTGATTGGCATCGCCGCTGTGGATGGGCATGGCAAATTGTTCCACGGTGGTGGGCGTGTTGTGAAGAATGTTGCAGGCTACGACTTTTGCAAACTGCTGACCGGTTCGCTCGGAACACTGGCCGTGATCACCAGTGCCACGTTCAAATTGCAGCCGATTCCCGAATGCTCGAAGTGGGTGGTTTGCTCCCCCAAAACATTGGAGGTCGCTGACGATCTACTCGCGAAGATGGTGCATTCGAAGTCGCGTCCTTTGGCGGTGGAACTGCTGCGTGGACCGGCGTGGGCTCAAGATCCCGCACTCGCGCCGCTCGCTAAATCGCGCGGCTGCGAAACCGCCCTTGCGGCACTCCTGGAGGGAACGAATCGTGAAGTGGAGTGGATGACCACGCAGCTACAAAGTGAGTGGCGTTCGGCCGGCATAGGCGATTCGATAGTGATCGACGACACAGCAGCGTTGGTGTCGCGCATGGTCGAGTTTCCCGCAGCGACAAGTTCCCCCTTGGTGCTTAAAGCCAGCCTCCGCCCTAGCGTGGTGACGGCGATCATTGCGTCGGCCGAACAAGTCGATCCGCAGGTCTCGGTCGTCTCGCATGCCCAAAGTGGAATCCTGGTGCTTCGATTCTCGGAGTTTCCGAGCAGCGGGATTTCGCGCGCGGTCGTGGGGAGGCTCCAAGCGGAAGTAGCTGCCAGTGTTGGCAGTTTGGTGGTCCTCTCCAATCCTTCGCAGAGTGAAATGACGCAGCGCAGCGTGTTTGCCATTCCGCAGCCAGTCCTCGCGATCTCGACTGCCATCAAGCGGGAGTTTGACCCCGGAGATCTGCTCAATCGCGGTCGATTTATTTTTCGAAGCGAGAGCTGA